From the genome of Triticum aestivum cultivar Chinese Spring chromosome 3B, IWGSC CS RefSeq v2.1, whole genome shotgun sequence, one region includes:
- the LOC123067561 gene encoding uncharacterized protein, producing the protein MVNHGKEKAQFLFSICSPTAAAFLELGELELSLPFVDLLSAMPPASPDHPLSLSRDSLPGADAPAQPKAAGRSYAAARSLHPLLGGPDCGRGGACPCRPAAPAPTGSSTSPAAPAALPSSGLAHRRRRLLLMLIGLVHKCSASLHWEADTVFLGGRGFGTAMSSLILTVLEFRVWLYFCLGRVIAFLTGAPDYEDGQLDTKRYGEQYASKGEDVDLMLLPEQIPSY; encoded by the exons ATGGTGAACCATGGGAAGGAGAAGGCTCAATTTCTGTTCTCGATCTGCTCTCCGACGGCGGCGGCCTTCCTCGAGCTTGGCGAGCTGGAGCTGTCCCTTCCCTTCGTCGATCTGCTCTCCGCGATGCCGCCTGCCTCCCCGGACCATCCCCTCTCGCTCAGCCGCGACTCCCTCCCTGGAGCAGACGCTCCCGCCCAACCCAAAGCCGCCGGCCGGAGCTACGCCGCTGCACGCTCCCTCCATCCTCTTCTTGGGGGACCGGATTGTGGCCGAGGAGGAGCTTGCCCTTGTCGCCCAGCAGCTCCTGCTCCAACAGGCTCGTCCACAAGTCCGGCAGCACCAGCCGCTCTTCCCTCTTCCG GTCTAGCCCATCGACGACGACGGCTCCTCCTCATGCTCATCGGACTCGTGCACAAGTGCTCTGCAAGTCTGCATTGG GAAGCAGATACAGTTTTTCTTGGTGGGCGTGGTTTTGGAACAGCCATGTCTTCTCTAATTTTGACAGTGCTTGAGTTTAGAGTATGGTTATACTTTTGCTTAGG CAGGGTAATTGCTTTTCTTACTGGTGCTCCTGATTATGAAGATGGTCAACTAGACACTAAGAGATATGGTGAGCAATATGCTAGCAAAGGGGAAGATGTTGACCTCATGTTGCTCCCTGAGCAGATACCTTCCTATTGA